The Streptomyces sp. NL15-2K genome contains a region encoding:
- a CDS encoding EAL domain-containing protein → MSSPPSSTTTLDGALRAQPSPGAPPIRPPASGGGSSLVPQLVLALVCAGYAVGSALGWGSQQVALIMGDFGLSAAAGAAAVSCFLYARDRRVRFRPAWLLFGLSSAMASLGNVVWGWYEVVLGRPVPSPGYADLFFLCFAPPAIVGLLVLAKRPVTKAGWVCLGLDAWLIGGSLLTLSWSLALAQAAKSEGSSVSHTALSLAYPLLDIALVSMVLALHFRRSAVNRTAVNTAIGALALTVMCDALFTLPLLHHTYRSGQLLDAGWFAGSLLLAYAPWAAPRPGQAQADRHPRDRRGTEGHTRVVHEHLPGQRTGSHHHPSAHAPSAHPAQPAQGGDHSRYPAARPIAGSLAALTPYLAAAVCTLGILYNVLSGRSVDRVVLLTGGTVVLALVVRQGIMLLDNITLTQELAQKENHFRSLVQGSSDVIMIAAPNGILRYVSPAAAGVYGRPAEELVGTELAGLIHPEDLGCVVHEVRRFLAASPLDEPTTRIECRFRSGDGGWLNVESTVNRHHGGLIFNSRDVTERVRLQAQLQHNAEHDPLTDLPNRALFTKRVQQALSGRRSSDRGTAVLFIDLDGFKAVNDTIGHQAGDELLVQAARRLQDSVRHGDTASRLGGDEFAALIVGDGTRDRTARERHILELADRLRTTLSQPYLIDGNDVRVNASIGVAFAEPGLGAGEILRNADLAMYRAKAGGKGRVELYAPQMQQDVVRKAELATRLRAALHDGEFTLLHQPVVCLEDGRIASVTAQARWRSSQGVLFTPAEFLRVAEDSDKTAELGRWILEEAVEQAAERAATGLSVPVAVRMSARRLLDRSMPLGSIEALLTRHGLPSGALVIELSDTDPRVSLDELERRLSALRRVGVRIALDGFGSGYAAITALRRLPVDVLKLDRGLVEGVVESARLHKITSGLLRIAADLGLQSVADGVDLPEQVVALRAMGCTHGQGMAFSAPLDEYRLRRALNSGHYPVPHGPAEPAFAGGLREPKGRVGVEGAGVYSSGVTAVLGGGSTLRSHNETPVPPT, encoded by the coding sequence GTGAGTTCGCCCCCTTCTTCCACGACCACCCTCGACGGAGCGCTGCGGGCACAGCCTTCGCCGGGGGCGCCGCCGATCCGCCCGCCGGCCTCCGGCGGCGGGTCGAGCCTGGTCCCCCAACTCGTTCTGGCCCTGGTGTGCGCGGGATACGCCGTCGGTTCCGCGCTCGGCTGGGGCTCGCAGCAAGTCGCGCTGATCATGGGCGACTTCGGGCTGAGCGCCGCGGCCGGCGCCGCCGCCGTGTCCTGCTTCCTCTACGCGCGCGACCGCCGCGTCCGCTTTCGACCCGCCTGGCTGCTGTTCGGCCTCTCCTCGGCGATGGCGTCCCTCGGCAACGTGGTCTGGGGGTGGTACGAGGTCGTCCTCGGACGCCCCGTCCCCAGCCCCGGCTACGCCGACCTGTTCTTCCTGTGCTTCGCGCCGCCCGCCATCGTGGGACTGCTGGTGCTGGCCAAGCGCCCGGTGACGAAGGCGGGCTGGGTCTGCCTCGGCCTGGACGCCTGGCTGATCGGCGGCTCGCTGCTCACGCTGTCCTGGAGCCTCGCCCTCGCCCAGGCGGCGAAGTCCGAGGGATCGAGCGTGTCGCACACCGCGCTGTCGCTCGCCTACCCGCTGCTCGACATCGCCCTGGTCAGCATGGTGCTCGCCCTGCACTTCAGGCGCTCGGCGGTCAACCGTACGGCGGTGAACACCGCGATCGGCGCGCTCGCCCTGACCGTGATGTGCGACGCCCTGTTCACCTTGCCGCTGCTGCACCACACCTACCGCTCCGGCCAGCTGCTCGACGCGGGCTGGTTCGCCGGCTCCCTGCTGCTCGCGTACGCCCCCTGGGCCGCCCCGCGGCCCGGGCAGGCGCAGGCCGACCGGCATCCCAGGGACCGGCGCGGCACCGAGGGGCACACGCGCGTGGTGCACGAACACCTGCCCGGACAGCGCACCGGCTCCCACCACCACCCGTCCGCGCACGCGCCGTCCGCGCACCCGGCGCAGCCCGCGCAGGGAGGTGATCACAGCCGGTATCCGGCCGCCCGGCCCATCGCCGGCTCCCTCGCCGCCCTCACGCCCTATCTCGCCGCCGCCGTGTGCACCCTGGGGATCCTCTACAACGTCCTCAGCGGCCGCAGCGTCGACCGCGTGGTGCTCCTCACCGGCGGCACGGTCGTGCTCGCCCTCGTGGTGCGCCAGGGCATCATGCTGCTCGACAACATCACCCTCACCCAGGAACTGGCGCAGAAGGAGAACCACTTCCGCTCCCTGGTACAGGGCTCCAGCGACGTCATCATGATCGCCGCGCCCAACGGCATCCTCCGTTACGTCTCCCCGGCCGCCGCCGGGGTGTACGGACGCCCCGCGGAGGAACTCGTGGGCACGGAACTGGCCGGTCTGATCCACCCGGAGGACCTGGGCTGCGTGGTGCACGAGGTGCGCCGTTTCCTCGCCGCCAGCCCGCTCGACGAACCCACCACGCGCATCGAGTGCCGTTTCCGGTCCGGCGACGGCGGCTGGCTGAACGTGGAGTCCACCGTCAACCGTCACCACGGCGGCCTCATCTTCAACAGCCGGGACGTGACCGAAAGAGTGCGCCTGCAGGCGCAGCTCCAGCACAACGCCGAGCATGACCCGCTGACCGACCTGCCCAACCGCGCCCTGTTCACCAAGCGCGTCCAGCAGGCCCTGTCCGGCCGCCGCTCCTCCGACCGGGGTACGGCCGTCCTCTTCATCGACCTCGACGGTTTCAAGGCCGTCAACGACACGATCGGCCACCAGGCCGGGGACGAGCTCCTCGTCCAGGCCGCCCGCAGACTCCAGGACTCGGTCCGGCACGGGGACACCGCCTCCCGGCTGGGCGGCGACGAGTTCGCAGCCCTGATCGTCGGAGACGGCACCCGCGACCGCACCGCCCGCGAACGTCACATCCTGGAGCTCGCCGACCGCCTCAGGACCACGCTCTCGCAGCCGTACCTCATCGACGGCAACGATGTCCGCGTCAACGCCTCCATCGGCGTCGCCTTCGCCGAGCCCGGCCTGGGCGCGGGCGAGATCCTGCGCAACGCCGACCTCGCCATGTACCGCGCCAAGGCGGGCGGCAAGGGACGCGTCGAGTTGTACGCACCCCAGATGCAGCAGGACGTCGTACGGAAGGCGGAGCTGGCCACGCGCCTGCGTGCCGCGCTGCACGACGGCGAGTTCACCCTGCTGCACCAGCCGGTGGTGTGCCTGGAGGACGGCCGGATCGCGTCGGTCACCGCCCAGGCGCGCTGGCGGTCCTCACAAGGGGTGCTGTTCACGCCCGCGGAGTTCCTGCGTGTGGCCGAGGACAGTGACAAGACCGCCGAGCTGGGCCGCTGGATCCTGGAGGAGGCCGTGGAACAGGCCGCCGAGCGCGCGGCTACCGGGCTGTCCGTACCCGTGGCCGTCCGGATGAGCGCCCGTCGGCTGCTGGACCGCTCGATGCCGCTCGGCTCCATCGAGGCCCTGCTGACCCGGCACGGGCTGCCGTCCGGGGCGCTGGTGATCGAGCTGTCCGACACCGACCCACGGGTATCTCTGGACGAGCTGGAGCGCCGGCTGAGCGCGCTGCGCAGAGTCGGCGTCCGGATCGCGCTCGACGGCTTCGGCAGCGGATACGCGGCGATCACGGCCCTGCGCAGGCTCCCCGTCGACGTCCTGAAGCTCGACCGTGGTCTGGTCGAGGGCGTCGTCGAGTCCGCGCGGCTGCACAAGATCACCAGTGGGCTGCTGCGCATCGCCGCCGACCTCGGGCTGCAGTCCGTGGCCGACGGAGTGGACCTGCCGGAGCAGGTCGTGGCGCTGCGCGCGATGGGCTGCACGCACGGGCAGGGCATGGCGTTCTCCGCGCCGCTGGACGAGTACCGGCTGCGTCGGGCGCTGAATTCCGGCCACTATCCGGTGCCGCACGGACCGGCCGAGCCCGCGTTCGCGGGCGGGCTGAGAGAGCCGAAGGGGCGCGTCGGCGTCGAGGGCGCGGGGGTGTACTCCAGTGGGGTGACCGCCGTACTGGGAGGTGGAAGTACGCTGCGCTCACATAATGAGACTCCCGTCCCACCCACTTGA
- the ilvN gene encoding acetolactate synthase small subunit, with protein MSKHTLSVLVENTPGILARIAALFSRRGFNIDSLAVGVTEHPDISRITIVVGVEDLPLEQVTKQLNKLVNVLKIVELEPGSAVQRELVLVKVRADNETRSQIVEIVQLFRAKTVDVSPEAVTIEATGSSDKLSAMLKMLEPYGIKELVQSGTIAIGRGARSITDRSLRALDRSA; from the coding sequence ATGTCCAAGCACACGCTCTCCGTCCTGGTGGAGAACACGCCCGGCATCCTCGCCCGGATCGCCGCCCTGTTCTCCCGCCGCGGCTTCAACATCGACTCGCTCGCCGTCGGCGTGACCGAGCACCCCGACATCTCCCGCATCACCATCGTGGTGGGAGTGGAGGACCTGCCGCTGGAGCAGGTGACCAAGCAGCTCAACAAGCTCGTCAACGTGCTGAAGATCGTCGAGCTGGAACCCGGTTCGGCCGTTCAGCGCGAACTCGTTCTGGTGAAGGTGCGCGCCGACAACGAGACGCGCTCCCAGATCGTCGAGATCGTCCAGCTGTTCCGCGCCAAGACCGTCGACGTCTCCCCGGAGGCCGTCACCATCGAGGCCACCGGCAGCAGCGACAAGCTGTCGGCCATGCTCAAGATGCTGGAGCCGTACGGCATCAAGGAGCTGGTCCAGTCCGGCACGATCGCGATCGGGCGCGGAGCGCGTTCGATCACGGACCGGTCGCTGCGCGCGCTGGACCGGTCGGCGTAG
- the serA gene encoding phosphoglycerate dehydrogenase, with translation MSSKPVVLIAEELSPATVDALGPDFEIRHCNGADRAELLPAIAEVDAILIRSATKVDAEAIAAARKLKVVARAGVGLDNVDVSAATKAGVMVVNAPTSNIVTAAELACGLLLATARNIPQANAALKNGEWKRSKYTGVELAEKTLGVVGLGRIGALVAQRMSAFGMKVVAYDPYVQPARAAQMGVKVLSLDELLEVSDFITVHLPKTPETLGLIGDEALRKVKPSVRIVNAARGGIVDEEALYSALKEGRVAGAGLDVYAKEPCTDSPLFEFDQVVSTPHLGASTDEAQEKAGIAVAKSVRLALAGELVPDAVNVQGGVIAEDVKPGLPLAERLGRIFTALAGEVAVRLDVEVYGEITQHDVKVLELSALKGVFEDVVDETVSYVNAPLFAQERGVEVRLTTSSESAEHRNVVTVRGTLSSGEEVSVSGTLAGPKHLQKIVAVGEYDVDLALADHMVVLRYEDRPGVVGTVGRILGEAGINIAGMQVSRAIAGGEALAVLTVDDTVPAGVLTEVAEEIGATSARAVNLA, from the coding sequence GTGAGCTCGAAACCAGTCGTACTCATCGCTGAAGAGCTGTCGCCCGCAACCGTCGACGCCCTGGGGCCGGACTTCGAGATCCGGCACTGCAACGGAGCCGACCGGGCCGAACTGCTCCCCGCCATCGCCGAGGTCGACGCGATCCTGATCCGTTCGGCCACCAAGGTCGACGCCGAGGCCATCGCCGCCGCCCGCAAGCTGAAGGTCGTCGCACGAGCCGGCGTCGGCCTGGACAACGTCGACGTCTCCGCCGCCACCAAGGCCGGCGTCATGGTCGTCAACGCGCCGACCTCGAACATCGTGACCGCCGCCGAGCTGGCCTGCGGTCTCCTCCTCGCCACCGCACGCAACATCCCGCAGGCCAACGCCGCGCTGAAGAACGGCGAGTGGAAGCGGAGCAAGTACACGGGCGTCGAGCTCGCCGAGAAGACCCTCGGCGTCGTGGGTCTGGGGCGGATCGGCGCCCTCGTCGCACAGCGCATGTCCGCCTTCGGCATGAAGGTCGTCGCCTACGACCCGTACGTGCAGCCCGCCCGGGCCGCGCAGATGGGCGTGAAGGTGCTGTCGCTGGACGAGCTGCTGGAGGTCTCCGACTTCATCACCGTCCACCTGCCCAAGACCCCCGAGACCCTCGGTCTGATCGGCGACGAGGCGCTGCGCAAGGTCAAGCCGAGCGTGCGGATCGTCAACGCCGCGCGCGGTGGGATCGTCGACGAGGAGGCGCTGTACTCGGCGCTGAAGGAGGGCCGGGTCGCCGGCGCCGGCCTCGACGTGTACGCGAAGGAGCCGTGCACGGACTCGCCGCTGTTCGAGTTCGACCAGGTGGTCAGCACCCCGCACCTCGGTGCCTCGACCGACGAGGCCCAGGAGAAGGCCGGTATCGCCGTCGCCAAGTCGGTGCGCCTGGCGCTCGCCGGTGAGCTGGTCCCGGACGCGGTGAACGTCCAGGGCGGTGTCATCGCCGAGGACGTCAAGCCGGGTCTGCCGCTCGCCGAGCGCCTCGGCCGGATCTTCACCGCGCTCGCCGGTGAGGTCGCCGTCCGCCTCGACGTCGAGGTCTACGGCGAGATCACCCAGCACGATGTGAAGGTGCTGGAGCTCAGCGCCCTCAAGGGTGTCTTCGAGGACGTCGTCGACGAGACGGTGTCGTACGTCAACGCCCCGCTGTTCGCGCAGGAGCGCGGCGTCGAGGTGCGGCTGACCACCAGCTCGGAGTCCGCCGAACACCGCAACGTCGTCACCGTGCGTGGCACGCTCAGCAGCGGCGAGGAGGTGTCGGTCTCCGGCACGCTGGCCGGCCCGAAGCACCTCCAGAAGATCGTCGCGGTCGGCGAGTACGACGTCGATCTCGCGCTCGCCGACCACATGGTCGTCCTGCGGTACGAGGACCGTCCCGGTGTCGTCGGCACCGTGGGCCGTATCCTCGGCGAGGCCGGCATCAACATCGCCGGTATGCAGGTGTCGCGGGCGATCGCCGGGGGCGAGGCGCTGGCCGTCCTGACCGTCGACGACACGGTGCCCGCCGGGGTGCTCACCGAGGTCGCCGAGGAGATCGGGGCGACGTCCGCTCGCGCGGTGAACCTGGCCTGA
- a CDS encoding MFS transporter encodes MTNSTSPSTGTRAGRREWTALGVLMLPLLLVSMDVSVLYFAIPAISADLEPSGTQQLWIFDIYGFVLAGLLMTMGSLGDRIGRRRLLLFGAAAFGAASLLAAYANSAETLIAARAILGIGGATLMPSTMALIRTMFTDPEQRAKAVGLWSGVMTAGIALGSVMSGVLVEHFWWGSVFLVNLPAMVLLLAVGPALLPEARNPEPGRFDLLSVPLSMAAVLPVIYGLKEIPSEGWNVRYVLSVTVGLLFAALFVHRQRTTASPLVSPALFRGHGFAPALGLYLVAAFGMIGSAFFTTQYIQSVLDKSALEAALWSLLPSVPIGFAGVVGSQLVRRGVHRAHVVAGGFLTTAGGYGLLVLTDTDSLWLLLGACAALACGAVVVMSQLADLALGTAPVEKAGSASSLLETAAEFGGALSMAVLGAIGTAIYRHEMPPSAPTAADETLGGALAVARQLPDRAGDALATAAREAFTSGMHAAAIAGAALLVGAAVTAAVKLRRVEVREERTPDAEKVPA; translated from the coding sequence ATGACGAACTCGACGAGCCCTTCCACGGGCACCCGAGCCGGCCGCCGCGAATGGACCGCTCTCGGCGTGCTGATGCTTCCGCTGCTGCTGGTCTCGATGGACGTCTCCGTCCTCTACTTCGCCATCCCGGCGATCAGCGCGGACCTGGAGCCGAGCGGCACCCAGCAGCTGTGGATCTTCGACATCTACGGATTCGTGCTGGCCGGCCTGCTGATGACGATGGGATCGCTCGGCGACCGCATCGGCCGCCGCAGGCTGCTGCTGTTCGGTGCGGCCGCCTTCGGCGCGGCCTCCCTGCTCGCGGCGTACGCGAACAGCGCCGAGACCCTGATCGCGGCCCGCGCGATCCTCGGCATCGGCGGCGCGACCCTGATGCCGTCGACCATGGCGCTGATCCGCACCATGTTCACGGACCCCGAGCAGCGCGCGAAGGCGGTCGGCCTGTGGTCCGGCGTGATGACGGCCGGTATCGCGCTCGGCTCGGTGATGAGCGGCGTGCTCGTCGAGCACTTCTGGTGGGGCTCGGTCTTCCTGGTCAATCTGCCCGCGATGGTGCTGCTCCTGGCCGTAGGGCCGGCGCTGCTGCCCGAGGCCAGGAACCCCGAGCCCGGCCGCTTCGACCTGCTGAGCGTGCCTTTGTCGATGGCGGCGGTGCTGCCGGTGATCTACGGCCTGAAGGAGATCCCGTCCGAGGGCTGGAACGTGCGGTACGTGCTGTCGGTGACCGTGGGCCTGCTCTTCGCCGCGCTTTTCGTCCACCGCCAGCGCACGACCGCCTCCCCGCTGGTCTCGCCGGCGCTGTTCCGGGGCCACGGCTTCGCCCCGGCGCTCGGCCTCTATCTCGTCGCCGCCTTCGGGATGATCGGGTCGGCCTTCTTCACGACGCAGTACATCCAGTCGGTCCTCGACAAGAGCGCCCTGGAGGCCGCGCTGTGGAGCCTGCTGCCGTCGGTACCCATCGGCTTCGCGGGAGTGGTCGGATCCCAGCTCGTGCGGCGGGGCGTGCACCGGGCGCATGTCGTCGCCGGTGGCTTCCTGACCACGGCGGGCGGTTACGGGCTGCTGGTCCTCACGGACACGGACTCACTGTGGCTGCTGCTGGGCGCGTGCGCCGCCCTGGCCTGTGGGGCCGTCGTCGTGATGTCCCAGCTGGCCGACCTGGCCCTGGGCACGGCCCCGGTGGAGAAGGCGGGCTCGGCCTCGTCCCTGCTGGAGACCGCCGCCGAGTTCGGCGGCGCGCTGAGCATGGCGGTGCTCGGCGCCATCGGTACGGCGATCTACCGCCACGAGATGCCGCCGTCGGCCCCGACCGCGGCCGACGAGACGCTCGGGGGCGCGCTGGCCGTGGCCCGGCAGCTCCCGGACCGAGCGGGCGACGCCCTGGCGACAGCGGCCCGCGAGGCCTTCACCAGCGGCATGCACGCGGCGGCGATCGCGGGGGCGGCGCTGCTGGTGGGGGCGGCGGTGACGGCGGCGGTGAAGCTGCGGCGAGTGGAAGTGCGCGAGGAGAGGACTCCGGACGCGGAGAAGGTACCGGCATGA
- the ilvC gene encoding ketol-acid reductoisomerase, whose product MAELFYDADADLSIIQGRKVAVIGYGSQGHAHALSLRDSGVDVRVGLHEGSKSKAKAEEQGLRVVTPAEAAAEADVIMILVPDPIQAQVYEEHIAPNLKDGDALFFGHGLNIRFGFIKPPAGVDVCMVAPKGPGHLVRRQYEEGRGVPCIAAVEQDATGNAFALALSYAKGIGGTRAGVIKTTFTEETETDLFGEQAVLCGGTAALVKAGFETLTEAGYQPEIAYFECLHELKLIVDLMYEGGLEKMRWSISETAEWGDYVTGPRIITDATKAEMKKVLAEIQDGTFAQAWMDEYHGGLKKYNEYKTQDSEHLLETTGKELRKLMSWVNDEEA is encoded by the coding sequence GTGGCCGAGCTGTTCTACGACGCCGACGCCGACCTGTCCATCATCCAGGGCCGCAAGGTCGCGGTCATCGGTTACGGCAGCCAGGGCCACGCCCACGCGCTGTCGCTCCGTGACTCGGGTGTCGACGTGCGCGTCGGTCTGCACGAGGGCTCGAAGTCCAAGGCGAAGGCCGAGGAGCAGGGCCTGCGCGTGGTGACGCCGGCGGAGGCCGCCGCCGAGGCCGACGTCATCATGATCCTCGTCCCGGACCCGATCCAGGCCCAGGTCTACGAGGAGCACATCGCCCCCAACCTGAAGGACGGCGACGCGCTGTTCTTCGGCCACGGCCTGAACATCCGCTTCGGCTTCATCAAGCCCCCGGCCGGCGTCGACGTCTGCATGGTCGCCCCGAAGGGCCCGGGCCACCTGGTCCGCCGCCAGTACGAGGAGGGCCGCGGCGTTCCGTGTATCGCGGCCGTCGAGCAGGACGCGACCGGCAACGCCTTCGCGCTGGCCCTGTCGTACGCCAAGGGCATCGGTGGCACCCGCGCGGGCGTCATCAAGACGACCTTCACCGAGGAGACCGAGACCGACCTGTTCGGTGAGCAGGCCGTCCTCTGCGGTGGTACGGCCGCGCTGGTCAAGGCGGGCTTCGAGACGCTGACCGAGGCCGGCTACCAGCCGGAGATCGCGTACTTCGAGTGCCTGCACGAGCTGAAGCTGATCGTGGACCTCATGTACGAGGGCGGCCTGGAGAAGATGCGCTGGTCGATCTCCGAGACCGCCGAGTGGGGCGACTACGTCACCGGCCCGCGCATCATCACGGACGCCACCAAGGCCGAGATGAAGAAGGTCCTCGCCGAGATCCAGGACGGCACCTTCGCCCAGGCCTGGATGGACGAGTACCACGGCGGTCTGAAGAAGTACAACGAGTACAAGACCCAGGACTCCGAGCACCTGCTGGAGACCACCGGCAAGGAGCTGCGCAAGCTCATGAGCTGGGTCAACGACGAAGAAGCGTGA
- a CDS encoding TetR/AcrR family transcriptional regulator codes for MGHREDLLEGAKRCLLAKGFARTTARDIVKESGTNLASIGYHYGSKDALLAQAYVEMVEGISDAFDGSDGIRGEPGSIERFAEVWSNIIGTMREPGSLWRLSMEIVVMGDQLPEVREHLARAQREGARGIVTVFHGGREEDVPEEAVDTLGYFYLTLMMGLMAQWTFDPKSAPEAEQLAEGLRKVIEGVKES; via the coding sequence ATGGGACACCGTGAGGATCTGCTCGAAGGCGCCAAGCGCTGCCTGCTGGCGAAGGGGTTCGCGCGCACGACCGCGCGCGACATCGTCAAGGAGTCGGGGACCAACCTGGCCTCGATCGGCTACCACTACGGCTCGAAGGACGCGTTGCTGGCGCAGGCGTACGTCGAGATGGTGGAGGGGATCTCCGACGCCTTCGACGGAAGCGACGGGATCCGGGGGGAGCCCGGCTCGATCGAGCGGTTCGCCGAGGTGTGGTCGAACATCATCGGCACCATGCGAGAGCCAGGTTCGCTGTGGCGGCTCAGCATGGAGATCGTGGTCATGGGCGACCAGCTGCCCGAGGTGCGGGAGCATCTGGCGCGCGCCCAGCGGGAGGGGGCGCGCGGCATCGTCACGGTCTTCCACGGGGGGCGTGAGGAAGACGTCCCGGAGGAGGCCGTGGACACCCTCGGCTATTTCTACCTGACCCTGATGATGGGCCTGATGGCGCAGTGGACCTTCGACCCGAAGAGCGCCCCCGAGGCCGAACAGCTGGCGGAAGGGCTGCGGAAGGTGATCGAGGGCGTCAAGGAGAGCTGA
- a CDS encoding dipeptide/oligopeptide/nickel ABC transporter ATP-binding protein, which produces MSHALLDVRDLVVRYGPVTAVDHVSFSLEPGETLALNGPSGCGKSSTAFAVLQLRRPDAGEVRFEGRELTALTDRELRPLRPRMQPVFQDPYGSLSPRHRIRDAVAEPLKVQGRWSAEEGPARVAELLDRVGLDPSYGDRHPHELSGGQCQRAGIARALASDPRLLVLDEPVSALDPSVRAGVLNLLADLQDELGLGYLFICHDRAVVRHFADRVLQMRDGRVSSP; this is translated from the coding sequence ATGAGTCACGCACTGCTCGACGTCCGCGACCTGGTCGTCCGCTACGGCCCGGTCACGGCGGTGGATCATGTCTCCTTCTCCCTGGAGCCCGGCGAGACCCTCGCCCTCAACGGCCCCTCCGGCTGCGGCAAGTCCTCCACCGCGTTCGCGGTCCTGCAACTGCGCCGCCCGGACGCGGGCGAAGTCCGCTTCGAGGGCAGGGAATTGACGGCCCTGACCGACCGCGAGCTCCGTCCTCTCCGCCCGCGCATGCAGCCCGTCTTCCAGGACCCCTACGGCTCCCTCAGTCCCCGGCACCGCATCCGCGACGCGGTGGCGGAACCGCTGAAGGTCCAGGGCCGCTGGAGCGCGGAAGAGGGCCCCGCCCGCGTGGCCGAACTCCTCGACCGCGTCGGCCTCGACCCGTCGTACGGCGACCGTCACCCGCACGAGCTCTCCGGCGGCCAGTGCCAACGCGCCGGAATCGCCCGTGCGTTGGCCTCCGACCCGCGCCTGCTGGTCCTCGACGAACCGGTGTCGGCCCTGGATCCGTCGGTGCGGGCCGGCGTGCTGAACCTGCTCGCCGACCTCCAGGACGAGCTGGGCCTCGGCTACCTGTTCATCTGCCACGACCGGGCGGTGGTACGGCACTTCGCGGACCGGGTGCTTCAGATGCGGGACGGGCGAGTCAGCTCTCCTTGA
- a CDS encoding acetolactate synthase large subunit → MPMTEQATGAHHPQPRPRSGGQQSAPEHVTGAQSLIRSLEEVGAETVFGIPGGAILPAYDPLMDSTKVRHVLVRHEQGAGHAAEGYALATGKVGVCMATSGPGATNLVTPIANAHMDSVPLVAITGQVASASIGTDAFQEADIVGITMPITKHNFLVTKAEDIPRVIAQAFHIASTGRPGPVLVDIAKDALQAKTTFSWPPVMDLPGYRPVTKPHAKQIREAAKLITAAKRPVLYVGGGVLKANATAELKVLAELTGAPVTTTLMALGAFPDSHPLHVGMPGMHGAVTAVTALQKADLIVALGARFDDRVTGKLDSFAPYAKIVHADIDPAEIGKNRAADVPIVGDAREVIADLVQAVQKEHSEGHQGDYSAWWKDLNRWRETYPLGYDQPDNGSLSPQQVIERIGQLAPAGTIFAAGVGQHQMWAAHYIQYDKPATWLNSGGAGTMGYAVPAAMGAKAGAPAQTVWAIDGDGCFQMTNQELTTCALNNIPIKVAIINNGALGMVRQWQTLFYNQRYSNTVLHSGPEADGKQPSAGTRVPDFVKLSEAMGCYAIRCEDPADLDKVIEEANSINDRPVVVDFIVHEDAMVWPMVAAGTSNDEIMAARDVRPDFGDNEDD, encoded by the coding sequence ATGCCGATGACCGAGCAGGCCACCGGGGCCCATCACCCGCAGCCGCGGCCCCGATCCGGAGGACAGCAGTCCGCCCCCGAGCACGTCACGGGTGCGCAGTCCCTCATCCGCTCTCTCGAGGAGGTCGGCGCCGAGACGGTATTCGGCATTCCCGGTGGCGCGATCCTCCCGGCGTACGACCCGCTGATGGACTCCACCAAGGTGCGCCACGTCCTGGTCCGGCACGAGCAGGGCGCGGGCCACGCGGCCGAGGGCTACGCCCTGGCCACCGGCAAGGTCGGTGTCTGCATGGCGACGTCCGGCCCCGGGGCGACCAACCTCGTCACGCCGATCGCCAACGCCCACATGGACTCCGTGCCGCTGGTCGCGATCACCGGCCAGGTCGCCTCCGCGTCGATCGGTACGGACGCCTTCCAGGAGGCGGACATCGTCGGCATCACCATGCCGATCACCAAGCACAACTTCCTGGTCACCAAGGCCGAGGACATCCCGCGGGTGATCGCGCAGGCGTTCCACATCGCCTCCACCGGCCGCCCCGGCCCGGTCCTGGTCGACATCGCCAAGGACGCCCTCCAGGCGAAGACGACCTTCTCCTGGCCGCCGGTCATGGACCTGCCCGGCTACCGCCCGGTGACCAAGCCGCACGCCAAGCAGATCCGCGAGGCCGCCAAGCTGATCACCGCCGCCAAGCGGCCCGTCCTGTACGTCGGCGGCGGCGTCCTGAAGGCCAACGCCACCGCCGAGCTGAAGGTCCTCGCGGAACTCACCGGAGCGCCCGTCACCACCACCCTGATGGCGCTCGGCGCATTCCCCGACAGCCACCCGCTGCACGTGGGAATGCCGGGCATGCACGGTGCGGTCACCGCCGTCACCGCGCTGCAGAAGGCCGACCTGATCGTCGCCCTCGGAGCCCGCTTCGACGACCGCGTCACCGGCAAGCTGGACAGCTTCGCCCCGTACGCCAAGATCGTCCACGCCGACATCGACCCGGCCGAGATCGGCAAGAACCGCGCCGCCGACGTGCCGATCGTGGGTGACGCCCGCGAGGTCATCGCGGACCTGGTCCAAGCCGTCCAGAAGGAGCACAGCGAGGGTCACCAGGGCGACTACAGCGCCTGGTGGAAGGACCTCAACCGCTGGCGCGAGACGTACCCGCTGGGCTACGACCAGCCCGACAACGGCTCGCTGTCCCCGCAGCAGGTCATCGAGCGCATCGGTCAGCTCGCCCCGGCCGGCACGATCTTCGCCGCGGGCGTGGGCCAGCACCAGATGTGGGCCGCGCACTACATCCAGTACGACAAGCCCGCGACCTGGCTGAACTCGGGCGGCGCCGGAACCATGGGCTACGCGGTCCCGGCCGCGATGGGCGCCAAGGCGGGCGCGCCCGCGCAGACGGTCTGGGCGATCGACGGCGACGGCTGCTTCCAGATGACCAACCAGGAACTCACCACCTGCGCCCTGAACAACATCCCGATCAAGGTCGCCATCATCAACAACGGCGCCCTCGGGATGGTCCGCCAGTGGCAGACCCTCTTCTACAACCAGCGGTACTCCAACACGGTGCTGCACTCCGGCCCCGAGGCCGACGGCAAGCAGCCGAGCGCCGGCACCCGCGTCCCCGACTTCGTGAAGCTGTCGGAGGCCATGGGCTGCTACGCGATCCGCTGCGAGGACCCGGCCGACCTCGACAAGGTCATCGAAGAGGCGAACTCGATCAACGACCGCCCGGTCGTCGTCGACTTCATCGTCCACGAGGACGCGATGGTCTGGCCGATGGTCGCCGCCGGCACCTCCAACGACGAGATCATGGCCGCCCGGGACGTCCGCCCCGACTTCGGCGACAACGAAGACGACTGA